A window of Mytilus edulis chromosome 10, xbMytEdul2.2, whole genome shotgun sequence contains these coding sequences:
- the LOC139493495 gene encoding uncharacterized protein has protein sequence MTTNTIFITPDPDNDIELELKKEITEICTASVNTPVIKVDLEDNQKRWLLIGICLQNILSPTIRNYVEPVVQSHYNAMTLSHRIHTQKYPNHQKKDITSGTKLNYEAINKNNSIAKVGRKPDLINYDYIVRNHVEFSKLFMKTYMARYSAFDQTCDLSALLNLIVNIDKFPQPARNVAAKLRSDVRNPWAHCNFDEWDTIKYQTSFQLMHQLIKCLNLNTPDETKVLADITKWEQNGFMFLQGYAVDQIVLNEFRHQTHVLAEYALILKSGRDTSFTKIHEAMLQINSEMERVCKRIDTIENVQTENRQHIDGAIADIKENTQNVKSLKTENTSTINRVKTLEYEAKSTTEDVSNIKKDITEMKENIGDFKNYMCGSKPTGKIFFYPPNRSESFVARGNEINKIKNSFVDKNTEHHTLVISGLGGCGKTTLATEFAWRYHEFYQGGVFWMSAESESSLEDSISTLAIDVSTTGKNFRETFRKTLLWFSILTEKWLLVVDNTDEEYLSDYSKELLVGSWKRNTRGHIIITTRRDSNEIVESMNVKLENCISLGVFETTEALEFVKRRTGRVDGSDDHAILTLIEELGGLPLALEQAAAHVKSIQCSFDDYVKRFEKKRIKLLRTAPSPKHITKDRLSVATTWQLNTEYISRESIGEDLGTAAITVMEIASFLFADNIPKELFNVGNPVIQDTDLTEALDDDVGRSQIIEILSRFSLFQFMKDKCLSVHRLVQEVIRDNMVSDRRYYILQYALCMVKKALDSCMTPNDVIQVNNDTVRGSLCIWAKLAANANTLKGHLLQFVKKDESKQNICFNDQMLKILQTTALYHSINQRQSLALADQEQMVQIIPTLPVTTKYYHELTSITIPLLQKDRETILECLASVIHNDSEDSVDTTPVILYNSESLREMGNKAYKEHRYHDAIQCYTEGIRSCSIDNIDSKFYINRSLAYIKICDYEHALNDANCCIQNASDKWKGYYCKAYSVSKLIKTGSLSSNMEAVGVASACIASHKEEQGIWENRIKKVCYPRLNYKIIEVPDLLRKEIMLLTDKPFTTLMLRKGRYIIREPLFTTKSIQVVGIEEGVEIDTGQLFQISVARKVHTKENTQPGNSIHVHFENIKFLEGGCQILVTSNSVATFYKCSFSNGQIGCEYFPKCKGDEGCINRLKCKVDHQSSLSMSFANKSIGKVGFAGVCVSNGGTAYVDSCLFERCGGGGVLSCGNGSLIEIRNCTISNMRQMGVEAREGGAIKAINNTIYKNQFHGVNIGPNGYGYIRGNIIQQNGSEGVWCGGNVDPLRKNELVEEGASRAVIHDNIIRQNGLSGISFDGGFYEVKGNLIHSNWLWGMMVKSRSYSYIQNNEICENKCGGIRLGHNYTAAVFIDGNTIRDHTGPDIYTVNSIYNSFGKHENITVADGEMLEESRKPFISSINVFHNNERMIQHPTDLFCSIKACCFCHKISQQLKSCSKCKKAKYCSKYCQMQHWIKHKHMCKLLTKSYVVEVQMCDTEPNNLGQPPELQEAFDLNLRSFHPNLVGTREGTPPDKSSSNKFIVKIQTGREYGYYDPLKTLVVYDQTVTFDIQFSNPKLYHLCNECGVLAGQKISVKKIFCWASFKNNGKSICFHTENLPDFQTW, from the exons aagaaagaaataacagaaatatgCACAGCTAGTGTAAACACACCAG TTATAAAGGTCGACCTAGAAGATAACCAGAAGAGATGGCTTCTCATTGGGATTTGCCTGCAGAATATTTTATCGCCTACCATCCGAAACTATGTAGAACCAGTAGTGCAGAGCCACTACAATGCCATGACACTCTCTCACAGAATTCATACACAAAAATATCCTAATCATCAGAAAAAGGATATAACGTCAGGAACTAAACTTAACTATGAAGctattaacaaaaacaattctATAGCAAAAGTCGGTAGGAAACCAGACTTAATCAACTACGACTACATTGTCAGGAATCATGTAGAGTTTTCAAAATTGTTCATGAAGACATATATGGCTCGGTATTCCGCTTTTGACCAAACATGTGATCTTTCAGCACTCCTTAATTTGATTGTCAATATCGATAAATTTCCTCAGCCAGCAAGGAATGTTGCAGCGAAG CTCCGTTCAGATGTACGAAATCCATGGGCACATTGTAACTTTGACGAATGGGATACTATAAAGTATCAGACGTCATTTCAATTAATGCATCAACTCATAAAATGTCTCAATTTGAACACACCAGACGAGACAAAAGTATTAGCAGATATAACTAAATGGGAACAGAATG gATTTATGTTTTTGCAAGGTTATGCAGTTGaccaaattgttttaaatgaatttagGCATCAAACACACGTTCTAGCAGAATATGCGTTGATACTGAAATCTGGTAGGGATACATCTTTCACGAAGATACATGAGGCTATGTTACAGATAAATAGTGAAATGGAGCGTGTTTGTAAGCGTATTGATACTATTGAGAACGTTCAGACTGAAAATAGGCAGCATATTGATGGAGCGATTGCAGATATTAAGGAGAATACACAAAATGTTAAAAGCCTCAAAACTGAAAATACATCAACCATAAACAGAGTTAAAACACTTGAATATGAAGCCAAATCGACAACTGAAGATGTATCAAATATCAAGAAGGACATAACTGAGATGAAAGAGAATATTGGAGATTTCAAAAACTACATGTGTGGATCTAAACCTACCGGTAAAATCTTCTTCTACCCACCAAATCGCTCAGAATCTTTTGTTGCACGAGGAAATGAAATAAACAAGATCAAAAACAGCTTTGTAGACAAAAATACCGAGCACCACACATTGGTTATATCTGGTTTAGGTGGATGTGGCAAAACTACTCTTGCAACGGAATTTGCATGGAGATATCATGAGTTTTACCAAGGTGGTGTATTTTGGATGTCGGCCGAATCTGAAAGTTCTTTGGAGGATTCTATATCAACGTTAGCTATTGATGTCAGTACAACCGGAAAGAACTTCAGAGAAACTTTTAGGAAAACTTTGCTATGGTTTTCCATTTTAACTGAAAAGTGGCTCTTAGTGGTTGACAATACAGATGAGGAATATCTTTCTGATTATTCTAAAGAATTATTGGTTGGGTCATGGAAAAGGAATACTCGCGGACACATCATCATTACAACGAGACGAGATTCAAACGAGATTGTAGAGTCTATGAATGTTAAACTAGAGAATTGCATTAGTCTTGGTGTATTTGAAACAACAGAAGCTTTAGAATTTGTAAAGCGGAGAACTGGTAGAGTTGACGGTTCGGACGACCATGCAATATTAACACTTATTGAAGAGCTTGGTGGGTTACCATTGGCACTAGAACAAGCAGCTGCTCATGTCAAGAGTATACAATGTTCATTTGATGATTATGTCAAACGATTTgagaaaaaaaggataaaactgCTAAGAACAGCTCCATCTCCGAAACACATAACCAAGGATAGGCTTTCAGTTGCCACAACTTGGCAACTAAACACTGAATATATATCCAGAGAGTCGATTGGGGAAGATTTAGGCACAGCTGCAATTACAGTCATGGAAATAGCATCTTTTTTGTTTGCAGATAATATACCTAAAGAACTTTTTAATGTTGGAAACCCTGTCATCCAAGACACCGATCTCACCGAAGCACTCGATGATGATGTTGGACGCAGTCAGATAATTGAAATTTTATCTAGATTTTCATTGTTCCAGTTCATGAAAGATAAGTGTCTTTCTGTACATAGACTTGTTCAAGAGGTAATAAGGGACAATATGGTCAGCGATCGTCGATATTATATTCTTCAATATGCATTGTGTATGGTTAAAAAGGCTTTAGACTCATGCATGACTCCAAATGATGTGATCCAGGTGAATAACGATACGGTACGAGGTTCTTTGTGTATATGGGCTAAGTTAGCTGCCAATGCTAATACATTAAAAGGACATTTACTACAGTTTGTGAAAAAAGACGAATCTAAACAGAATATTTGCTTTAATGaccaaatgttaaaaatattgcaGACAACAGCTCTATACCATAGTATTAATCAACGACAATCGTTAGCGCTTGCTGATCAAGAACAAATGGTTCAAATAATTCCCACGTTGCCAGTTACCACCAAGTACTACCATGAGCTTACAAGCATTACAATTCCTTTATTACAGAAAGATCGAGAGACAATTCTTGAATGTCTCGCGTCTGTTATACACAATGACAGTGAAGATAGTGTTGATACGACACCTGTAATCCTTTACAATTCAGAATCTTTAAGAGAGATGGGAAATAAAGCGTATAAGGAACATAGATACCATGATGCTATACAGTGTTATACTGAGGGAATAAGGTCTTGTTCTATAGATAATATTGACAGCAAATTTTACATAAATAGAAGCTTAGCATACATCAAAATATGTGACTACGAACATGCGTTGAACGACGCCAATTGTTGTATTCAAAATGCATCCGATAAGTGGAAGGGATACTACTGTAAGGCATATTCTGTTTCTAAATTGATAAAGACTGGTTCACTTTCATCGAATATGGAAGCTGTCGGTGTAGCATCTGCTTGCATTGCATCACATAAAGAAGAACAGGGTATTTGGGAAAATAGGATAAAAAAAGTATGTTATCCAAGactaaattacaaaattattgaGGTGCCAGATCTTTTACGTAAGGAAATTATGCTGTTAACAGATAAGCCATTTACAACTCTCATGTTGCGGAAAGGGCGTTATATTATTCGAGAACCACTATTCACAACTAAAAGCATTCAAGTCGTTGGCATTGAAGAAGGGGTCGAAATCGATACAGGACAATTATTTCAAATTTCTGTAGCACGTAAAGTTCACACTAAAGAAAATACTCAACCTGGGAATTCTATTcatgtgcattttgaaaatattaaattcctGGAAGGAGGATGTCAGATCCTAGTAACCAGTAATTCTGTGGCAACATTCTACAAGTGTTCATTTTCGAACGGACAAATAGGTTGCGAGTATTTTCCTAAATGCAAAGGGGACGAGGGATGTATCAATCGATTAAAATGCAAGGTTGATCATCAGTCTAGTCTTTCAATGTCATTTGCGAATAAAAGTATAGGGAAAGTGGGTTTTGCAGGGGTTTGTGTATCTAATGGAGGAACTGCATACGTTGATTCGTGCCTGTTTGAAAGATGTGGTGGCGGTGGTGTTTTGTCGTGTGGAAACGGTTCCTTAATTGAAATCAGAAACTGTACAATATCCAATATGAGACAAATGGGAGTTGAGGCAAGAGAAGGGGGTGCTATTAAAGCTATTAAtaatacaatttacaaaaatcaATTTCATGGTGTTAATATTGGACCGAACGGATATGGGTACATACGTGGTAATATCATTCAGCAAAACGGCTCAGAAGGAGTGTGGTGTGGAGGAAATGTAGATCCCCTCAGAAAGAATGAATTAGTCGAGGAAGGTGCCTCAAGAGCTGTTATACATGATAACATAATCAGACAAAATGGTTTATCCGGCATTTCATTTGATGGAGGTTTCTATGAAGTAAAAGGAAATCTTATACATTCTAATTGGCTCTGGGGAATGATGGTTAAGTCGAGATCTTACAGCTACATTCAAAATAACGAGATTTGTGAAAACAAATGCGGTGGAATAAGACTTGGGCACAACTATACAGCAGCAGTTTTTATTGATGGTAACACTATCAGAGATCATACCGGTCCAGACATTTATACTGTTAATTCTATATACAATTCATTTGGAAAACATGAAAATATCACAGTTGCAGATGGAGAGATGCTTGAAGAGTCAAGAAAACCTTTTATATCTAGTATCAATGTGTTCCACAACAACGAACGAATGATTCAACATCCAACAGATCTATTTTGTTCTATAAAAGCGTGTTGCTTTTGTCATAAAATATCACAGCAATTAAAGTCTTGTTCCAAATGCAAGAAGGCAAAATATTGTTCCAAATATTGTCAAATGCAGCACTGGATAAAACATAAACATATGTGCAAGCTTTTGACTAAGTCGTATGTAGTTGAAGTGCAGATGTGCGATACAGAACCAAATAACCTGGGACAACCTCCAGAACTCCAGGAAGCATT